GTTTTAATTTCAAGTATCATATTCTAGAGCGTGCCATCAAAAAAATAAATCATTTAAAGCCGGATTTTATATTTTTTACGGGAGATTTGGTAAACAATTTTGCGTGGGAGCTAAGAGGTTGGGATTCCGTTTTAAGCCAGTTATCCGCCAAGCAGGGAAAATATGCCGTTTTGGGAAACCATGATTATGGAGACTACAGCCAATGGCCCACTAAAGATGAAAAAAGAATCAACTTCGAAAATATTCAGGATTTTTATCAAAAAATTGATTTTAAACTATTGATGAACGAAGCAGAGCGGTTTCAATATACAAACGAACACATGGCTATCATAGGCGTAGAAAACTGGGGGAATCCACCTTTTAAGCAATATGGGGATTTACAGAAGGCTTTAGAAAACGTCCATGATATTTCCTTCAAAATTTTGCTTTCGCACGACCCTTCACATTGGCGCGAAGAAGTAGTACACCATACCAACATAGCATTGACCCTTTCCGGCCATACCCATGGCATGCAGGCGGGTATTAACTTTAAAACCAAAAAGTGGAGCCCTATAAAGTATAAATACGAACATTGGGCAGGTCTATATAAGGAAGCCAACCAATATCTGTATGTAACCCGGGGGTTGGGTTGGATGGGCTTTCCAGGTAGATTGGGCATGCGACCAGAGATTACCTTTATAGAGCTTTCAAAAAAATAGATTTGACAATATTTTTGTTCGACAAAACACTTACGGAAGAAATCATGGAATAAATAACAAAATAAAGAAGGTATGTTTATGAGAAAGACTCTTTTTAATCCAGTCGGAAACTTGTTTTTATTGTGTGTAATTACTTTGGGCTGTACTTCAACAAAAAATATCGAGGAGCAAACAAGAAATCTCAATACTACTCAAAAATCAGAAATGTCCAGCACTAGTGAGGGCACCACAGAAGAATACGGTTTGCATGCTCATTACCAGATTTTGAGAGAGTCCGATGTCAA
This sequence is a window from Maribacter aestuarii. Protein-coding genes within it:
- a CDS encoding metallophosphoesterase; its protein translation is MRSYSFFAIFLLCLALLLIDILAFYWLLSITQPLTSTLLKTSIYAAFWIFTIGLITSILILKVRMELVAPERQQLLISRLYGLTVSSFIPKLIFVVVISILYFTNFAFSEKESVIVIPLIGVFSGFLPFFVILYAVFSAVYRFKVYHIKLKCDVLPENFKGLRIVHISDLHLGSFNFKYHILERAIKKINHLKPDFIFFTGDLVNNFAWELRGWDSVLSQLSAKQGKYAVLGNHDYGDYSQWPTKDEKRINFENIQDFYQKIDFKLLMNEAERFQYTNEHMAIIGVENWGNPPFKQYGDLQKALENVHDISFKILLSHDPSHWREEVVHHTNIALTLSGHTHGMQAGINFKTKKWSPIKYKYEHWAGLYKEANQYLYVTRGLGWMGFPGRLGMRPEITFIELSKK